The following are encoded in a window of Haloarcula halophila genomic DNA:
- a CDS encoding NUDIX hydrolase: protein MEFDRIGDHEPVVVDDERREAAVVAPVVSSDEESILFTKRADHLQDHPGQMSFPGGGREPEDADLLQTALREANEEIGLDPRAANVVGRLDDIRTVTHYSVRPFVARIPERDYVPNDQEVAEIVCLSVAALTDLDNYESEQRDHPHYGEIRLHFFYVDGYTVWGATARMLVQLLELGTDWRAPAEPDRYAGPDDDLPPRVRDEVE, encoded by the coding sequence ATGGAGTTCGACCGGATCGGAGACCACGAACCGGTGGTCGTCGACGACGAGCGGCGCGAGGCAGCCGTCGTCGCTCCGGTCGTCAGTAGCGACGAGGAGTCGATCCTCTTCACGAAACGCGCGGATCACCTTCAGGACCATCCCGGGCAGATGTCCTTTCCCGGTGGCGGTCGCGAGCCCGAGGACGCCGACCTCCTCCAGACCGCGTTACGGGAGGCGAACGAGGAGATCGGCCTGGACCCGCGTGCGGCAAACGTCGTCGGACGGCTCGACGACATCCGGACGGTCACCCACTACTCGGTGCGACCCTTCGTCGCTCGCATCCCCGAACGTGACTACGTCCCGAACGATCAGGAGGTCGCCGAGATCGTCTGTCTCTCGGTCGCGGCACTGACAGATCTGGACAACTACGAGTCCGAACAGCGTGACCACCCCCACTACGGGGAGATCCGGTTGCACTTCTTCTACGTCGACGGCTACACGGTGTGGGGAGCCACCGCACGGATGCTCGTCCAGTTGCTCGAACTCGGGACCGACTGGCGGGCGCCCGCCGAACCGGATCGCTACGCCGGCCCGGACGACGACCTCCCGCCGCGGGTCCGTGACGAGGTGGAGTGA
- a CDS encoding HTH domain-containing protein: MPQQSTIDSANDGTTVRMTLWTRQPVCGTRTTVLDRLGQLRSQGAIDGFDVETWPDEIRLDGETTHDEIVATFERFGDWASDHGVTVEPPFETRQVSPLLGTSYRVLRLPVMVLAVYDDELAGVYPCTDGAETTTIPDFLDAYEADGGLPATDAHALSGD, translated from the coding sequence ATGCCCCAACAGTCGACGATCGACTCGGCGAACGACGGGACGACCGTCAGGATGACTCTGTGGACGCGGCAACCGGTCTGTGGGACGCGGACGACCGTCCTCGATCGGCTGGGACAGCTCCGTAGCCAGGGTGCGATCGACGGGTTCGACGTGGAGACCTGGCCCGACGAGATCCGGCTCGACGGTGAGACCACACACGACGAGATCGTCGCGACGTTCGAGCGGTTCGGGGACTGGGCGAGTGACCACGGCGTGACCGTCGAACCGCCGTTCGAGACTCGACAGGTCTCTCCCCTGTTGGGCACCTCGTATCGGGTGTTGCGGCTGCCGGTGATGGTGCTTGCCGTCTACGACGACGAACTGGCGGGAGTCTATCCCTGTACCGACGGGGCGGAGACGACGACGATTCCGGACTTTCTGGATGCCTACGAGGCGGACGGCGGTCTCCCGGCGACGGACGCCCACGCTCTCAGCGGCGACTGA
- a CDS encoding DUF7109 family protein — MDISADELAGIVDLFDALSRAELGRACAELAFKRGEDTDPAAYDDVIDAAVESYHLVGVDADEAEAEVLVVGPTAFPTLPDGAGDLPHIMDVPDRDLSRDRVVEAVERQFRADAAAAIDTGDEDRIADLLDVSYDLDAWGAVDLGAARDRLDSA; from the coding sequence ATGGACATCTCTGCCGACGAACTGGCCGGCATCGTCGACCTCTTCGACGCGCTCTCCCGAGCGGAACTCGGGCGGGCGTGTGCCGAACTCGCGTTCAAACGCGGGGAGGACACGGACCCCGCCGCATACGACGACGTGATCGACGCCGCCGTCGAGTCGTACCATCTCGTCGGTGTCGACGCCGACGAGGCGGAGGCGGAGGTACTCGTCGTCGGGCCGACCGCCTTCCCGACGCTTCCGGACGGGGCCGGCGACCTGCCACACATCATGGACGTTCCCGATCGGGACCTCTCCCGTGACCGCGTCGTCGAGGCCGTCGAACGCCAGTTCCGGGCCGACGCGGCGGCGGCGATCGACACCGGCGACGAGGACCGGATCGCGGATCTTCTAGACGTGAGCTACGACCTCGACGCCTGGGGTGCGGTCGATCTCGGTGCCGCGCGTGATCGGCTCGATAGCGCTTGA